CCCGGCGATCACCGAGTACCAGGTGTCGCAGCCGGCGATCAGCCCCGCCGCCCCGAACGCGTCCCCGGAGACGCCCACGCCGACGTGCGTCGGCACCGCGGTGCGGATCTCCGCCACCCGCTCCGCCGCCGCCCACGGGTCCGCGGGCACGCCCGGGATCTTGAGGGACACGACGCCGGGCAGCGCCGCCACGCGCCCGTACAGGGCGGTGCTGAACGTGAAGCGCGTGGTGCCCGGGTTGTCGTAGACGACCACCGGCAGCTCCGTGGCGGCGGTGACGTCCGCGTAGAGATGCGCGACGTCGTCGTCGGTGAGGGGCTGGTAGGACTGGGGAGCGAGCAGCAGCCCCCGCGCCCCGGCCGCGGCGGCGTCCTCCGCGAAGGCGAGGGCGTGGGCGGTGCGCAGTGCGCTCACCCCGGCGTGCACGGGGACGTCCCCGGCGGCGTCGACGGCGAGGCGCACCACGCGCGCCCGCTCGGCGCGGTCGAGGTAGGCGCCGGAACCGGTGGAGCCGAGCACGGTGATCGCGTCGACGCCGGCGGCCGCGAGCCGCTCCACGATCCGCACGAGGGCGGCCTCGTCGAGGCGGTCGTCGCGCAGGGGCGTGAGGGGGAAGGCGTTCAGGGCCGCGCGTGCGGGGGCAGAGGGCATGGGGGGAGGGTAGCGGGGCCGGACCGGATCGTTGACGGATCAGGGCGCAGGGGGTGGACTGTGCCCCACATCCCCGGGCGCCCAGGAGGCCCTCATATCACATCAGCTCGAGCAGGAGATCATGGACGCCGCCCGCTCCTCGACGACAGGCTCCGGATCCCTGGCGGACGCGGTGGAGCACGAGCATGCGTGAGGAGGACGCGCAGCGGGTGGACCTCAGCCACCGGCTGACCAGCGGCGGGACGGTGTTCCCGGGCGACCCGCAGATCCGGCTCGCCCCGGCCGCCCGGATCGAGGTCGACGGGTTCGCCGTCACCTCGGTGACCATGGGGTCCCACTCGGGCACCCACGTGGACGCGCCCAGCCACACGGTGGCCGGCGGGCGGACGATGGACGACGTCGACGTGGCCCGCCTGATCGGCCGGGCGCACCTGCTGCGCGTGCCCGGGCTCGCACCGCGGGAGCGGATCGGCCTGGCGCGGCTGGAGGGTCAGCTGGCCGCGCTGCCCGACGGCGCCCGGATCGTCCTGCTCGTCACGGGCTGGGACCGATTCTGGGGCGACGCCGCCTACCTCGACCACCCGTTCCTCGACGGCCTGGTGGGGGAGCACCTGCGGGACCGCGGGGTCGACGTGCTGGGGGTGGACACCCTCAACCCGGACGAGACCGCCCCCGAGGGGTCCGCGCCCCTGCCGGTGCACGAGGCGCTGCTCGGAGCCGACCGCCTCATCATCGAGAACCTCCGTGGGCTCGCCGACCTGCCGGCGTCGGTCACGAGCCTGGAGCTCACCGCCCTGCCCCTCCCGCTCGGCGGCGCGGATGGGGCGCCGGTCCGCGCGATCGCGCGGATCCCCGCGGAGGCGTGGGCGGGTTGCCCCTGACCCCTGACCCCTGACCCCTGACCCCTGACCCCTGAGATCCGCGGGCCCGGCAGACCTCCCTTGTTCGTCAGGACCGAGTCGCACGGACGCGGTCCTGACGAAAAGGTGCGGTCCTGCGGATGTGGGGTGCGGCCGGGCTGGGCGTGCGCCGGGCCGGAGGAGTCCGCGTCCCGTCGGCGCGGTCAGCCCCGCACCGCCTCCACCACCAGCATGCGGTCTTCGGCCGGGTCGAACGGGGTGCGGCGCCAGTCCCCGGAGATCCGCTCCACTCTCAGCCCCGCCACGGCCAGGTCCGCCCGGACCTGCTCCGCGGAGCGGAACTGCAGGTGCTGGTCCAGCTCCAGCACGTCGCCCGAGTCGGGGAACTCGGTGCGCACGTGCATGGTCACCACGCCGTCCTCGTCCGGGGCGGAGGTGCGCTCCGACTCGATGAGGCGACCGGCCGGCGTCGTGCGCTCGGTGGGGTCCTGCTGCCAGCCCTCCCACGCGCGCCGGGCGGGGTTGCGCGTCTCGAAGACCAGCCGGCCGCCGGGGACGAGCCCCGCACCGATCCGCCGCAACGCGGCGTGCCAGTCGTCGCCGATCAGGTGCATGGCCACGTTGCCGCTCATCACCGCCAGGTCGGCGGAGTCCGGCTCGATCAGCTCCGCGGTGCCGCGCCGCCATGTTACGTCGTCCCCGTCTGGACGGGTGCGGGCGACCTCGAGCATGGCCTCGGCCGGGTCGATCCCGACGACGCTCCGCCCCTCGCCCGCGAGCGTCACCGTGAGGATGCCGGTGCCGCAGCCGAGGTCGACGATGCGGGCCACGGGGCCGTCGGTGACAGCCGCGACCTCGTCCGCCACGCGGCGGAAGAAGACGTGGTCCTCGACGGCGGCGTTGTCCACGTCGTAGACGGCGGCGAGGCGGGCGTCGTCGTAGGTGCGCCGGTTGGCCTCGGCGCGGGAGGGGGCGTCGGTCATGCGCGCAGTCTGTCACCCGGGCCGGGCGCCCCCTGCCGCAGCGCCTGCCCCACCACGACCAGCAGCATCGCCGCACCGGCGGCCGCCGCCCCGGCCGGCCCCGCGGCGGGCACGCCGAGCATCGCGACGAGCGCCCCGCTCAGGCCCAGGGCCAGCATCGACCCGCCGATCCACCGGAACACCGGGGCGCCGAACGCCCGCGCGAACGGCAGGAAGTGCCCGCCCACCACGGCCGCCACCAGGGCAATCTGCGCCGTCGGCGCGTCTGCGGCCCGGGCCAGCAGGTGCGTCACGGGGAACAGCAGCAGCATCACGACGACGGCGACTCCGTACACGCGCAGCGCCCCGGGCGTCGGGGGCGGCAGGGCGGG
This Micrococcus flavus DNA region includes the following protein-coding sequences:
- a CDS encoding dihydrodipicolinate synthase family protein, which gives rise to MPSAPARAALNAFPLTPLRDDRLDEAALVRIVERLAAAGVDAITVLGSTGSGAYLDRAERARVVRLAVDAAGDVPVHAGVSALRTAHALAFAEDAAAAGARGLLLAPQSYQPLTDDDVAHLYADVTAATELPVVVYDNPGTTRFTFSTALYGRVAALPGVVSLKIPGVPADPWAAAERVAEIRTAVPTHVGVGVSGDAFGAAGLIAGCDTWYSVIAGTLPEPAVRITRAVREGRPADALTESERLAPLWDLFARHGSLRVTAAAAEHLGHAAPGCLPRPLLGLGPADRAEVAGVVDRVLDGEPATRP
- a CDS encoding cyclase family protein; this translates as MREEDAQRVDLSHRLTSGGTVFPGDPQIRLAPAARIEVDGFAVTSVTMGSHSGTHVDAPSHTVAGGRTMDDVDVARLIGRAHLLRVPGLAPRERIGLARLEGQLAALPDGARIVLLVTGWDRFWGDAAYLDHPFLDGLVGEHLRDRGVDVLGVDTLNPDETAPEGSAPLPVHEALLGADRLIIENLRGLADLPASVTSLELTALPLPLGGADGAPVRAIARIPAEAWAGCP
- a CDS encoding class I SAM-dependent methyltransferase; the encoded protein is MTDAPSRAEANRRTYDDARLAAVYDVDNAAVEDHVFFRRVADEVAAVTDGPVARIVDLGCGTGILTVTLAGEGRSVVGIDPAEAMLEVARTRPDGDDVTWRRGTAELIEPDSADLAVMSGNVAMHLIGDDWHAALRRIGAGLVPGGRLVFETRNPARRAWEGWQQDPTERTTPAGRLIESERTSAPDEDGVVTMHVRTEFPDSGDVLELDQHLQFRSAEQVRADLAVAGLRVERISGDWRRTPFDPAEDRMLVVEAVRG